A part of bacterium genomic DNA contains:
- a CDS encoding SCO family protein: MIRRRHGDGLGGAACGALLALAFSLAVSAAASRGAAAQPADQEPAALKGLGIFHQAGVQVPLDLAFSDEQGRAVRLGDYFTGAEPVILTLVYYNCPMLCNVLLDRFVAGLKELDWTAGQEFRIVTVSIDPKDDSAGAFRKRAHQIEDYGRPSATAGWHFLTGEEAAIAPLADAVGFKYALDPETGEYRHAAGIFVLTPAGKVSQTLLGLDFPGKDLRLALVEASAGKIGSALDRVLLFCFHYDAAEGRYAPAAMNLMRLGGGICALTLALWLITVWRRDRHRRLVAGGSHP, encoded by the coding sequence GTGATCCGCCGCCGGCATGGAGACGGGCTGGGCGGCGCTGCGTGCGGGGCCCTCCTGGCGCTCGCCTTCTCGCTGGCGGTGAGCGCGGCCGCCTCGCGGGGCGCCGCGGCGCAGCCTGCCGACCAGGAGCCCGCGGCCCTCAAGGGGCTGGGGATCTTCCACCAGGCCGGCGTCCAGGTGCCGCTCGACCTGGCCTTCAGCGACGAGCAGGGCCGCGCCGTTCGCCTCGGCGACTACTTCACGGGCGCGGAGCCCGTGATCCTCACGCTCGTCTACTACAACTGCCCGATGCTCTGCAACGTCCTGCTCGACCGCTTCGTGGCCGGCCTCAAGGAGCTGGACTGGACGGCCGGGCAGGAGTTCCGCATCGTCACGGTGAGCATCGATCCCAAGGACGACAGCGCCGGCGCCTTCAGGAAGCGGGCCCACCAGATCGAGGACTACGGTCGACCGTCGGCGACCGCGGGCTGGCACTTCCTGACGGGCGAGGAGGCGGCAATCGCGCCCCTGGCCGACGCGGTGGGCTTCAAGTACGCGCTCGACCCCGAGACGGGCGAGTACCGGCACGCCGCGGGCATCTTCGTGCTCACGCCCGCGGGCAAGGTGAGCCAGACCCTGCTCGGGCTCGACTTTCCGGGCAAGGACCTGCGCCTGGCCCTGGTCGAAGCCTCGGCGGGCAAGATCGGCAGCGCGCTCGACCGCGTGCTGCTCTTCTGCTTCCACTACGACGCCGCCGAGGGCCGCTACGCGCCGGCGGCGATGAACCTGATGCGGCTGGGCGGGGGCATCTGCGCCCTCACCCTGGCCCTGTGGCTGATCACGGTCTGGCGGCGCGATCGCCACCGCCGGCTGGTCGCAGGGGGATCGCACCCGTGA